One window of Bos indicus isolate NIAB-ARS_2022 breed Sahiwal x Tharparkar chromosome 18, NIAB-ARS_B.indTharparkar_mat_pri_1.0, whole genome shotgun sequence genomic DNA carries:
- the RCN3 gene encoding reticulocalbin-3 gives MMWPPSLLLLLLLLRRGAQGKPSPDAGPHGQGRVHHAAPLSEAPHDDAHGNFQYDHEAFLGREVAKEFDQLTPEESQARLGRIVDRMDRAGDGDGWVSLAELRSWIAHTQQRHIRDSVSAAWNTYDTDRDGRVGWEELRNATYGHYEPGEEFHDVEDAETYKKMLARDERRFRVADQDGDSMATREELTAFLHPEEFPHMRDIVIAETLEDLDRNKDGYVQVEEYIADLYTAEPGEEEPAWVQTEREQFRDFRDLNKDGKLDGSEVGHWVLPPAQDQPLVEANHLLHESDTDKDGRLSKAEILGNWNMFVGSQATNYGEDLTRHHDEL, from the exons ATGATGTGGCCACcctcacttctgctgctgctgttactgctcaGGCGTGGAGCCCAGGGGAAGCCATCTCCTGACGCCGGCCCTCATGGCCAGGGGAGGGTGCACCACGCGGCCCCCCTGAGCGAAGCCCCTCATGATGACGCTCACGGGAACTTCCAATACGATCATGAGGCTTTTCTGGGACGAGAAGTGGCCAAGGAATTTGACCAACTCACTCCAGAGGAAAGTCAAGCTCGTCTGGG GCGCATCGTGGACCGCATGGACCGCGCCGGGGACGGGGATGGCTGGGTGTCGCTGGCCGAGCTCCGCTCGTGGATTGCACACACGCAGCAGCGGCACATACGGGACTCAGTGAGCGCGGCCTGGAACACGTACGACACAGACCGCGACGGGCGTGTGGGTTGGGAGGAGCTGCGCAACGCCACCTACGGCCACTATGAGCCGG GTGAAGAATTTCATGATGTGGAGGATGCGGAGACTTACAAGAAGATGCTGGCTCGGGACGAGCGGCGTTTCCGGGTGGCTGACCAGGATGGGGACTCAATGGCCACTCGGGAGGAGCTGACGGCCTTCTTGCACCCTGAGGAGTTCCCTCACATGCGGGACATTGTGATTGCT GAAACCCTGGAGGATCTGGACAGGAACAAAGACGGCTACGTGCAAGTGGAGGAGTACATCG CTGACCTGTACACGGCGGAGCCCGGGGAGGAGGAGCCAGCCTGGGTGCAGACCGAGCGGGAGCAGTTCCGGGACTTCCGGGATCTGAACAAGGACGGGAAGCTGGACGGGAGTGAGGTGGGCCACTGGGTGCTGCCCCCCGCCCAGGACCAGCCCCTGGTGGAGGCCAACCACTTACTGCACGAGAGCGACACGGACAAG GACGGGCGTCTGAGCAAGGCTGAGATCCTGGGCAACTGGAACATGTTCGTGGGCAGCCAGGCCACCAACTATGGCGAGGATCTGACACGGCACCACGACGAGCTCTGA